Genomic DNA from Lactuca sativa cultivar Salinas chromosome 8, Lsat_Salinas_v11, whole genome shotgun sequence:
TATACCtggtcttgggatgttacatatgtgCTTTAGTTATGAGGAAGGACGGTTGAAGTCATACACAACTTCACGATTTGTGCTTGTGGTTTGCAAAAGTTATCACGTTAAGATTAACTATCACAAATGCTACGTTGGTGGTCATCATGTTTTTATTTTGTTGCATGATTGGTCCTTTGGGACTTAAATTTATGTTTGAGTGTtactttttttaaatgaaaaatatgcCCTTTGATCAGATATGAAAAATCCAGTACACCTCGAGGACAATTTTCGTAATTACACTCCCTTTTCTTTACCCTTTCTCTCTCTTACTCTTAATAACTATATTTGTCTCTACATCCTCACCACCCTAGCTGACCATCTCCCATATCCCTCTATCATAAACATAGAAGCCTACTCTGTCATCTACCCTACGTCCTACATAAACTACCATCATCGCCTTTCCACAAACCCCATTGGATTACTTACAACAAATTTTTTCATAGCCAACACAACCTCCTCCTTTATCTCAACCATGGCAACATATATTTAAGAAAGAGGTTGTTGGATAAGTGAAGTTATATGGTGGTTGTGAAGGGCCACTAGAGCCTTCATGACCATACTTCAACTAAAAACCATGATTGGAGTGATAAGTGTCTCATACATATTCCCTCGACCAAGTTTTGTTGAAAAATACGAAAGGAAGAGGAATGAGAGATAGATTCAAAAGTGCTTCCAGATTGAATGTGGAAATATAGAATATTGCTTAAGAGAGATTAGGTAAGTACTTTTGATGTTGTATTGTCCAACCCGACCGTCAGCGGAAACGTTGCGGCTGCGATGTAATACTTTGGATCACAATTAACAACACATATTGAATAATACAAGGATTTATGATTAAATTACATTCTTCCATAAATCCGGTATGAGGACTTAGATTGTTGACAATCTAACAGAAGATAACTACTTAAACAAGTTCTGATTAATGTAACTCAAAGTGGAACAAAAAAGCCTAACATGTCAGCCAACCGTTTAAACAAGAAATGTATTATTCCATGACACACAAGGTGTGTCTTGCAGCTCCTAGGTTCCTGAAGATACATACGTTTGAAAACAATACGTCAAGAATAATGTTGGTGAACTTTATATGTTTTGACTATGTAtgctcactacaagaaaaaaggccttttacgacgctcattgcgcgtcgtaaaaggctcagacgacgcgcaaatgcgtgtcaaggaaggccctgtcataaagagagacgacgcccatttacgacgctcatttacgatgcgcgtttacgacacgcaatgcgtatcaaggaaggccctgtcataaaggaagatgacacgcattcgcgtgtcgtaaccttacgacgcgcgtgttaatgacacgcattgcgtatcaagaaagcccctgtcaagaaaggccatgtcataaatgaagatgacacacatttttgcgtatcgtaaatttaaatgtttaaaaaaaaatttatatatttattaatttttaaattaaatttgcatttaatttctcataatagaaataaaataccatatacaaaaaatagaatccattgcataatataaaataaaatttcatactcaaaaaataaaataaattacacaaattgtaatgtcatacaaagaatcattcaaatgttaaacaaaaataaaacattgctaacatgggttatacattcctataaaactaacaaataatcatacaactctttttcttactggaaaggaatgtcaaacatgattacaagtctcccttaatcttgattactcacctacttaagtagaatgttgtttttgagaaggttacctagcaacagagaaaaacacaacacctctcccacaatcacagcatcatttacagagaaaggttgtcaattactttcattaagactttcattcaatcacaaaaatattaaataaaagggtgaaacaGTAACTTACTTGtgataagttgatctcccttagagcaaacacagctaaagcattgaacaagaccctatttccctcttcttttaaagtttccagaatgtttagaatgctctccttactcataatatataatcaataatCAGATTGAATTATATATTATGAGTAAGTAATAAAGTACATGTAACACAATAAAGTATTATTAAGGAACTTATgagttcaaatattattttttacactCAGATGCCAAAATATTTTAAGTTAAGTAAACTAtaagaaatccacaacaaaaagaaactataagaaatccacaacaaaaagaTTTGAAACTTACCTGTCCAGTAAGAAGAGGGGTATCAGCAACAAGCTTGAAAGCAACTGGCCTTGGAGTACGCACAGGCCAAGCCTGCAAATAAAAGGTGCATCAAGTATAAAAGAGAACAAGGAAACTGATATTAAAAACAAGAACTTTGATCATTAGAAtaaaagagagagaaaaaaataGAGAGGGaagaaatggaatggaatgactcattccattccattccattctatATTCCAACCTTTACCTTGTTTTCTTATCATTATCAGTTGTATCTGCACCTCTTTCATTTCCTGCAAGATTTATGAACGAAGAATGGCATGTGATCGTGAAGATTCCTCATTTGCATCTGTTGTCCCTGTGATTGTAAATTAGTAAAAAAGTATAGAAAACATGAGAATTTAATCATTTATATATTGAAATTTGTTAAATATGAGGAATGATATAACTTACAGGCAAACGATCCCAAACAAGGTGACCATCATTTGGTTTGAGGTGATAATAAGAGCATCCAAAAGCAACAGCAGCCACACCAATGTAAAAGCATGTCCAACCACAAAGCTCACCTTGTAGACTTAGGCATTTTATACCAGGCAGAATCAGGGGCAGTATAAACCTGAGAAGTGGATGCTACtttgtttaattgtagttatCACTATTATATAGGTCATCCATAAAAGTAAAAACGTTACAAAAACCTCAAATAACGATCAAATTTGCAAGAGAATTTTGTAGGACCCAAATTGAACAAAATCAGCCATACtcgaggaccaaaaatgtaatttttgcaaAAATAAGTGAGAGAAAGCACCTCAATTTCCTTCACTTCAAATTCTTGGGTGTGTGACAAACAAGAGTTACCATAAGTTTCTGAGGCCAAACTTGACCCATTCAATCTGGGGAAAAAAAATATGCAAATTGCCAAATTACCATATTATCCCTCAAAAAGAAAAATAGGAATGATGCAAGTGCAACACTCTTACAAGTCACTATCGAGATACAATGCAAAATGATTTCCCCCACCAAGCGCTAAATACTCAGTTGAACAAAGAGTAAAATACCGATTCACCCCTAATAAATGcacaattaacataataaatcccaaataaatattaaaactataaaagatttttttatatattatcaaGAAAATGCAGTTGCTGTGGGGCGATATATAACAGGACGCCCTGGTGTATTTGTAAACACAAATGTATCATTCGATCCCTGTATAGTATTTACTCATCATAGTGAAAAAGGGTAGAAAAGTCTTTTGTCAACATATAGAGAAACgaacttaattaaacaattacaaACCTGGTATCTTTTCTTTGTTGATGGTTTCAAAGGTGCCTCAACTAAACCACCAAACACTGCACCTTTACGATCTCCAACAACCTGAAAATGTTTAATCAAGTTTCAGTTAAAGGGTAAAGTTGACATTTTGCATAGTTACTGAAGACAAGACATTACCAGTAGACTTAACCCAGGGCAAAGATTGCTTCTTCTATATAAGGTTGAAAGAGATATGCCATGCCTCCATGTACTAACATATAAAAAAGATAATGATATATCAAGATTCAAGAATAATGTGAAACTGAAAATATGATGAAGATGAAATTTTACCTGTATAGTAAGACCCATTTCTTTCCTTGACTGAGAACAGGGAGTGCAACATAAAGATCAGAACGTGTATTTTCTGTCATAAGTTGTGAAGGTTCTGACATTTTTGGAAGTTTATCAGAAGGAAAATCTGAGAACAAGAGCCTCAACAAGTGCTCCAGTTCCACCAACAGGGTATTCTAAACTACAACTTGGTTTATACCATTCTGCAAACATATAAATCTACAAATATGTGGATATATATACAGGCAAAAGATTAGACATTTAGAGAACTATAAAATATGAAGGAATAGAATGGATTTTGTTTGGTTGGAATGGAATGGATGAGGACATGTGGTAATGGAATAGCCCATTCCATTCCTTCCTCAATTCCATCATACCAAAAAGTAAAACTACCTTAAAAGAAACTTTTTaatgtatgatatgattatgtacCATTTCTGCTGAAAGAACACCATCGGATTTCACTCCAGCAAGTAAGAAAGACAAAAGATCCACCCAATTTCTAATGAAAGGATCTTTGAGTCCCAATGAATCAACTATTTCTGAAAAAGGGCGTAAAAGCTTTGTGGCACCAAGAACACCTTGAGGTCCCATTTTTGCAAATGATTTTAGGAGTGGATACGCATATCTAACTCCAGCAGTAGAAATAACTCCCAAATCACCTCGAATAGATAAAGGTGGCAAAGCCATGGCAGCTGCGTATTGTACTGTGGGGTATTCCTTCTTGATTTTAGATGTCACTTGGATCCATGATCTTCCTGCATATATATACATGACCATAAACTATTATATGACTTTATAGTTGAAAAATGATATCAACTTTAAaaaggttaaatgcaagaaaactTATTTACAGATTATATAGAAAAACTTATTTCTATCATTACTCAtgattttgttatttttcaaaacaaaataataacTTTCAAATCATACATCCAAACACCCCCATTAGCATTAAACCAATTCATAATCGTTTATCTACTAAAATAATTATAGTCAACATATTTATTCAAACAAGGAACCAAAAAGACCTTACCCTCGATAACAAGCCCATagtaaagcataaaaatcaagtTGTTCCATGGAGAAGATGTCACTTGTTCAAGCAACACCTACAAATATATAGATCAAATCGCGAATTAGGTGTCATATAATTCAGTTGTAAGATTGTAAATTTCCATTGTTATCCTTATTATCAAAGGTTCTTAGGATACCTTTTTGGCAACTGTTGTCGTGTCTTTTTTGCCCTTGAACAACTTATCCAACAATAAGTGGTAGAAATGCCCAAATGGTCCAAGATATGCACACCCAAAAAGCTACAAACACTCCCGCATTAATATTCTATActgattcttatatatatatatatatatatatatatatatatatatatatatatatatatatatatatatatatatatatatatatatatatatatatatatatttgactggTGCTTTTTCATTTATTGTAGAGAGAATAAGTTATGTGACTTTCATATCCTGATATTTTATATGTGACACCCCGACCTTACGGATACTGTCATTTATTCTTAGTATTCTTTAATTCATTAGGAATGGTGAAAAGTTTAACAGCAGAACATGGTAACCTGCTATCTGGTAACACCAATGGTTCCTAAGTGCAAATCAAGAAAATAAGAGCAACAAATATCGCAGGTTTCTCTCCCTCCTTGAAATTGAGCACAAGTCTAAAACAAAAGAAATATGATGAAATTGAACACAGGGCCTAAATTCTTTGAGAAATTTTCAGAATTCAATGAAGAACCATACATGTTCAAcagaaaaatcataaatcaaaaccTATATATTATCAAAAAATCGGACCTGATGAGAAGAGGAAAAAGGAAGAAGCGTACCTGATGAGAAGGGGAAGGAGACTTCAAAAAATTGGAACAGATGAGAAGACGATCGTCGACGATTGGTTGTTGCGGGAGAAGAAAATTGGCGTTGAAGTAGGAGAAGAAACGATGGAGTCGCTGATTTCTTCCTTTGGTAGGGCAAGGGTATAATTGGAAACCCTTCTCCTTTTCTTCCTCCTTTCTCAGTCAGTCGATTTTTTCCATCTTACCCGATTAGATTAAGCTTTCCGAGTCAGATACACAAATTTAGTTCATCAAACGTCTTTATCTGACCGGGTCATCAAAAAAAGTCGTTGATGTCTGAGATTCGATACCTTGAACCAAGAAATCCCTAAATCTCTATGAGATAGGAGCGCCGACACCTCGATTGATTTTGTTGAGAAGCATCGAGCATAACACTAAATCTTTTGGGAGTCGCAGTCGCATGCCAGGAGAAGTGAATGTGATGTTGCAGTGGTCTGTTAGATATAGACAGAAAGGAGGGACATGGATGGAGGAAAAGGGTGGCCTGGTGGTTCTAGGGTTTTTATACAAATGGTGGTGTTAGTAACCAACGATGGTGATTGACCATGGAGTTTCGAGACcttgactttaatggagctattgTTCTACTTGATATGGAAATCACTCTAAATTTGTAGTTGTAATACAACTCTTCTATTGATTGAGAGGCTAAGAAAGTACTTGAGGAACTGAAGATCGAGGGAAGTAGATGAAGGGTTTTTGAACTGAAACCGTAGTTCCAACAATAGTCATGGTTCCAAAAACTGTACCCCTTTGATCAATTTCATGGCCTGGTGACCAAAAAACCTTCGATTTCACTAAGAACCGGAACCCTAGTTCCAACAATAgtcgatttttggtatttgattgagagagagagagagagagagagagaagaacgattgaaagaaggtagaggagagcttggcgggtttttaattttttcagaatttcatttccccctttcccccactattaaaggatggaacgcgcgttccattaaaaaatataaagcgacatccttagacgacgcgcattttattataggtgccctccgtgtttttttagacactaatttaagggtgcaataatgcgtgtcttctatcctaaatttttttgaagagatgacatttttctaatgtcactctcctttgcgtaacatagatcaatgagcgtcgtattttgcgcgtcgtaaaaggccttttttcttgtagtggtttttatcaaggttgtaaaaattgtTCGACGGTCGACTAATATTAAGAGATTAATCGGTCTTGGAGGGGATTAATCgggaccatagattattaataaaatattaaaattaatcaaatatttatatatcttaagaaaaacaagtacttcaaaattagaaaataagaaaatttaaaatttgaaaatacgaaaatatgaacattttggtattatatttgaaattttgaaaatttgaaaattttggagtaaaaaaaagagttgattttttgaaatttttttgaccttttttgacttttttttttgactttttcaacttttgttaacttttgttgaccgattaatcctGCCAAAGCCGACTAATCCTAAATTTCCGATTGATACCCTAATTTTCGACGGTTGAAGAACGCCAAAcgattaatccacgattaatTGCCAATTATCCCAATTTCTACAACGATGGTTTTATAGTCAAAACTACGTTTAtactaatgaattataaaagtaaaaagCATCATATTCTACCCTTGTAAACATATACTAGtaaaatatatttgtttattgttttgacttcttgtatttttataataaaaaatgtgTATAAACTAATGAGTTATAAAAGTGACAAGTATAATGGGTTTTACACTTGTAATCCCACATACATAAAAAATATTTGTTTGTCTACATAACTTATCAAACCTAAGTTATGAAAGTGCCAAGTATAAAGAGttcgcgacccgactcgtcgagtcagatgaggGACTCGTCAAGTCCTTTACATGCCATCACCATACAGTTGATTTTAAACGATTTCAAtgcatccaattcatagatctggatttctagggcttgcataacacgtaaagttgccaactttacgtgcaaacATAGTGATATGAAGCTAAAACATCAAACTAGGCTAGAAATGGAGACCAAAGGTTTGGGATAGGGCCTTGGTTGAATAAAGGTGGCTAccttgagctcctggagctcaaggGTGTCCAGATTTGAAGTCCATAACCCCATGAGAGCTCCAATTCTCGGGGTTATCCTTGAAATGACCCAAAAGTGAGAAAAACCAACATATATGAAGATCAAATAAGGGAATGATCAAGTTTAAGGCTTGAACTTTCTACCTTATTCTTCTTCTACAAGCTCCAAAATGTACAAATTCACTTCAAATTGGCAAGAAATCACTCAAGCTCACTAAtggagggttagggtttcaaagaAGGTGTTGTGCAAGTGATGGAGGCTGGAGTGGGGCctataatgacgtttaaatagggtacaaaccctaaagattagggtttcatccagcctggccgactcgccgagtcgggaatTTTGACTTGTCCCACCAATCTCCACGTGCTGTCCcgtatctactcgacgagttagggctaccGACTCATTGAGTAGCCCTtataaaatggaaaataaaataattaaaagtaCATACCAGGATCGAGGCGTTACATGAGTTTTGCAGGGATTGAACTCCCAACCTCTGACCCACGTGGGTATTAAACCAGATACCTTTTCCCAGCTAATAGATGTGTATTTCATAAAGTGGCCCCAACATTTATGTGAATTATACAATTTAGGACTCAAGGGGTATAGTAACCATCCGTTTCTTACAAAGGTTGACATCATGGTCCAACatttaataaatattttcattttatgaTCTTATTTCAAATTTACAATATTATGTATTGTGTTCAGATATTTTTCATACTACTAAAAGTATTATtaactttaaaatataaaaaaagaaattacGCCATTAAATAAGAGCTAATTGGTATGTTCAAAACAAAATCAATACTCGAAATGTTTTATTAAACCTTTTTATCATAAATTTTAGTTTTAGGTTTATGAAACAAAGACAaatattaaacatgtttttggttttataaagattttttgtttttgttttataattttacatatgaaatatagatattaaaataataaaacaatgAGACCCATTTATGAAATTCACATCTACGTCCACAAATTGCTTAATAATGAAAGTGGACTATAAGGACTTAAAATAATATATAGGAAGAATTgctaaaaaaatattgtttaatacAACATCATATTTATTAAAAAGCTGAACACATACATCTGGACTATTGCTAGATATTTATATTACAATGTTTGATACTATTGAAGAGCACTTCTTAATAGTTACACAAACTTCAAAAAAAATTCCAAAGCAACATTTATTCTTCGGCACTAGGATACAACTAATTAACATGTCCAGATTATAACTTAATTACTTCTAATTAACACAATTAAGGAACCATAATTTGAGCCTATCATGGTAATCATACCATATCAATCACGATGTGAAAAGATGATATGAATTGCCGGATAAGCCATATATAAACCCGTTGATGCATGGAAGAATTTAAGAGTAGAGAATGCAACTAATATGACTATAAAAGGAGTATTGTGCCAACAACCTCAGTCACACCTCCAACAACTTGCACAGCACCTTTACTTTTTTTGTCAGAGTCTTCCATAGCCTCAATAATTGCTATAATTGTGATCACAAACGCAAAGTCCACATTGGGAGAAATGGTCACCTTGAATTTCTCATTAACGAACTTTACAATATTCTCCGATAACTGCATTTTGGACATCTACAGGAATAAATATGTCATTAGTAAGTTTCAGATTGAGCTTTAAGTTACTTACAGAATTTTTAGAGTTATACAGACATAACTGAAAACATGGAACTCTACTAGAAAACCAACTAAAAAAGGTTTGAAAATTAAATTACTTGGGCTATTGTGGTTGAAGTATCTCCCATATAAATAGTGCAGTTTCTCTTCGACCAGCTTCCTTCGACCTTAAAATCACAAACATTTTTACTACTGGTTTTGTTTGCCAAGAACACATTTACATCACTCTTAAACAGCTGGATCACGCAATGTTTTTTTGTGGTAAATATCATATCCGATTTGCTTTCACTGTCACCCCTGAATACATACCATCCATCGTGTGCAGTCATGCTCTGGAAAATAAATTAGTCCATTTAAATGTTAAATTTAgcatcaaaatttcaaaacaatccaaagaactatatatatatatatatatatatatatatatatatatatatatatatatatatatatatatatatatatatatatatattaaaagttaaagttaATAAAGTCACCTTATTGCGCATCAGAACGATGGGTTGGTCATCAACATCGAGTAGTACTCGCTGCTCATGAAAGAACGAGTCGCATGGTTTCACTTTGAAGATGATTTTATGGTTAATATCTGT
This window encodes:
- the LOC128125863 gene encoding uncharacterized protein LOC128125863 is translated as MSEPSQLMTENTRSDLYVALPVLSQGKKWVLLYSTWRHGISLSTLYRRSNLCPGLSLLVVGDRKGAVFGGLVEAPLKPSTKKRYQGSNDTFVFTNTPGRPVIYRPTATAFS
- the LOC111885748 gene encoding protein LURP-one-related 10 gives rise to the protein MAQSNKAPSSSPVSVIGSQFLAPHQLDLIVDRISSGILLITDINHKIIFKVKPCDSFFHEQRVLLDVDDQPIVLMRNKSMTAHDGWYVFRGDSESKSDMIFTTKKHCVIQLFKSDVNVFLANKTSSKNVCDFKVEGSWSKRNCTIYMGDTSTTIAQMSKMQLSENIVKFVNEKFKVTISPNVDFAFVITIIAIIEAMEDSDKKSKGAVQVVGGVTEVVGTILLL